The window TTTAGGGATGGATATGAACAAGTTTTCATTTGTATCAAACCTGTTTGAAACAGATTTcccacaaaaataataataattagggTAGATTATCATAGAATTTTTGCTGTTATGTTCTGAAGAATTAGACCAAGATAAGTTCCATATGGTTTCAACCCATTAAATTAGGATTTAGCCCTTTCCATAAAATTAAGAACATGATATCCAGACCGAAAGATATTTGCCCTCTGTAACCATTGTCATGGATTCCTTGATTGATTTCACAACAATTTCCTTGTGTaaattaattctcatatttcCTCTTTAGTTTTGTGATAAATCAAAAATGGAGAAATTAGATTGTTTTCTCTGTTGTAGTAATTTCCATGATCCAAATATTAACGTGCTAGGAATGGCAGTTCCAGTAGTAACTGCTGGaactgctctgataccataaaggAGGAAGACTTCAAGGGAATAATCTGCTGTGTTCTTGGTGACTGACTAACATAAGTATATATCTACACTTTAGAAATGATACAGAGGAGGAAGGAAACATATTACGATGATATGTAGTAGGAAGGAAATATATTACATTCCTAAGATAATTCCGTGATGCTGAGAAGATTTAACCTTTATGTGAGCTGGTTGATGACCAGAGGATTCTTCCCTTGATGAGAGGATCctttatgaaagaaaaggagaagggAGATAGCCTTACTAATGGCCAAAGTAGGGTTATAGAGAAGAGCTTTTAGTTTCAGATTGCTAAGTTGGGAAACACGGAGAGCAAACTGGCAGCTTGACACTTGGCACCATAGTTATCTCTACTTCATTCCCTAATTTTGTGACTAATTCTAACTCATTGCTTGTTTCTTGTATTTTAGCAGGTATGAGTCACAGCTTATCAAGGAAATTATCACTGATATTCTTAGAAGATTGAATTGTGAGCTTCTACAAGTTGATTATGACACAGTTGGAATGGAATTTCGTTTGAAAAATTGTTGTCGTTGTAAATCTAAGTTGGATAAGGTTCTCATGATTGGGATAAATGGAATCAGTGGAATTGGGAAGACTACCATTGCCAAGGCTATTTACAATAAAATCTCATATCATTTCCAGAGTACCATCTTTCTTACAAATGTTGGAGAGAATTCAAGAGGTCATCATCTCAATCTACACAATTTCAGCAGCTACTTGATGATGCATCAATAGGAAACAtggaagaacaaaaaataaagggtTCTTCTGTTGTTGATGATGTTGATCGGTTGAGCCAAGTAGAATACTTAGTTAAATTACGTGATTCGTTTAGCCTCCGAAGTAGAATTATCTTTACAACTAGAGATAGACATTTGCTAAATGTGGCTAAATTAGATGCATCATATGAATCTAAAGGATTAACTCATGAGGAAGCTATTCACCTCTTCAGTTGTCATGCCTTTAAACAAACCTTTCCAAAAGAAGATTATGTGGCTTGTGAACCATGTTGTAGGATATGTTAAGGGTCATCCTTTAGCTCTTAAAGTGTTGGGTTCTTCTCTTTTTGGCAAGACAATAACGAATGGAAATGTATATTGCATAAACTAAGAAAAACACTCATGGAGAAATTTACAATGAATTAAAAGTAAGTTTTGATGGACTAACTCCTACAGAGCAGGAGATTTTTCTTAAGGTTGTATGCCTTTTAAAGGGGAAAGATGAGGAATCTGTTTCAACAATACTTGACAGTCTGGTTGGCCTCAGAAAGTGGAATTCAAGTTCTTCATATATGTGTCTTGCaacaatttcaaacaataaGTATACATGCATGATTTATTACAACAAATGGGTCAAAAacttattgatgaaaataatccCATGAGCCTAGTAAAAGGAGCAGATTGCAGGACTCCAAGGATGTGTATCCTCAATTGACAAGGAATACGGTAAGAGCCAAAATGCATTAATCTAGTTGAGTTTAGCTGAAGATataagtgtgtgtgtgtgtgtgtttgagCAAGcttcaattaatatttaatatatttaatggaAATActtatctatttaattattaggcTAATTTTATGCTTCATTTATCTTGTGCTTTGGTTTATAGGGGACAGAAGAAATTCAAAAGATACAGTTCAGCAGTGCAGGTTTCCCGAAAATGCCCAAATCATATTCCCTAATGCATCTTCCTTTGAAATCTTTGCCACCAAATTTTCCTGGAGATAGCCTTATTTTACTTGACTTGAGTCGTAGCAACATAAGACAGCTCTGGAAGGGGAATAAGGTATGATCATTATTTAGTTATACTTCTACttgacattaatttaaatttcatgggattttttgtttattaaaacaaattttattttgttacagATTCTTGGAAACTTGAAGGTCATGAATCTCAGTTATTGTCAAAATCTcgtaaaaatctcaaaatttccatCTATGCCAGCATTGAAGATTCTAAGTCTTGAAGGTAGTAAAACTTTGCTTAAGGCTCACCCATTAATGTTAACATTATTTACTAGTTCTGTTTCTCTTGAATTTGACAGGGTGCAAAAAGCTTAGGAGTCTTCCAAGTAGCATTTGTGAGTTGAAATGCCTTGAATGTCTCTGGTGCTCTGGCTGTTCAAACCTAGAGGCGTTTCCAGAGATCacagaaaagatggaaaatttgaaagagcTTCATTTGAATGAGACAGCTATAAAAGAGTTACCTTCATCAATTTACCATTTGACAGcacttgaatttttgaatttggaaCATTGCGAAAACCTTGAGAGTCTTCCAAGTGGTATTAGTAAGTTGGAACACCTTAAAAGTATATGTTTATGTGCCTGTTCAAAACTAAAGAGCTTACCACCAACACCAGGAAGATGGAATATTTAAAAGATCTTTATCTGGATGAGACAGCTATAAAAGAGCTACCTACATCAATTGGATATCTGGAAGAGCTTGAACATTTGGATTTGTCATTTTGCAATGATCTTGTGAGTTTTCCTGCTATTAACAGTCAACTTTGTGGGCTAAGATTCCTTGGTTTGAGTCACTGCAAGAGGCTTCAAAGCCACCCTGAGCTTCTATCAAGTATAGAGTATGCAGATGCACACCATTGCACCTGCTTGAAGACTTTGCCGTTTCCATCATTGTCGCCATGGAAGAGGCAGACATGGCCTTCTGTGTTCAATTAATACAAATGGGAAATTCAGGTATGATTTTCATGGCACACAACAATTAATCTAGACATGTGATTTACATGGTACTTTTGTGCAGGGGTCGGAATCGAGGAGCTGTTTGCCTTGTGCAGAGAATGAACCACCTTCATGTGTCAGCAGagaatttgatattttcatttctGGAAGTCAAAGAATTCCAGAGTGGATAAGTTGTCAGATGGGATGTGCAGTAAAAACAGAGCTTCCTATGAATTGGTATGAGCAGAAGGGTTTTCTCGGTTTTGTTTTATGCTCGGTCTATGTTCCACTCAATGCTGCATCTGGCCATGAATCTGAGAATACGTTTGATGATATATCTCAGAATGAATATGCTCATACATCTAAGAATGAATCTGAGGATGAATTTGAGAATTCCCCAGTTGGCGCAACACACACTTGTCGTTTAGAATGTAAATGACTGATCAAATTGGAGAGGTAGATTTTCTTGCATTTGGACCAACCCTTTGTGAATGCGATGTTAATGGTGTCCATCCAAGCAAGTGTGGATCAGGTATTATCCAAAGGTTGCACTTAAAAAGTACTTCTCCAATGAATGGAGTCACTTGATTGCTTCATTTAAAGGCTATCACAATGGTACACCTCTAAAGGTGAAAGAATGTGGAGTCTATCTTATATATGCTCGATCTGATCAACATTATAATCTTCTTGCTGAAAGCCTTGATGATGCAGGATCAATTGTAGTTGAAAGTGATAGCTTTGATGTAGGTCAGCAACCATGCCTTGAAGATTGAGAAGATCCACCAATGATCATGGTTAAGCTTCTGCTCCTGAAAAGTTCTCTCTGAATACTTCAAGACTTACTGGTAAGTTCTTCCCTCTCCTTGCTAAGTTCATGCAGCAAAAAGATTGAGTAGCTTTTATTCTTTCTTGGATTTTCATacatatttctttccttttcatttttggatgTGAAGAATTAATTCTCAATCGACCAAAAACCATTATATTCCCCTGCCTATAGGCAACCCATCTAGCTAATAATGTTAAATACAATCTTGCAACTATTAATCAAACCACACACATAcatgaagagaaaaataaagaaaaagacaagatTTTTAACATGGGTCAGCGATCAATGTGATCCTTACATCCATGGAGTGCACCAACATTCAAAAatccactaataaaaaaatgaacgaGAAGGGTTACAATGGTgaagttctaaaaaatatcatCTCTCAATTGTAGCCACACTctctaaaaaacaaaaccctaaaacataaagggttaaatatataatagagaCAAATTCATCATGcatcacaagaaaaaaaaaaaattcatcatctCTCAATTGTAGCCACACTCCCTAAAAAATGAAACCCTAAAACATAAAAGGGTTTAATATATAATAGAGACAAATTCATCATgcatcatagaaaaaaaaaaaagaaaaaaaaagggcatcTTCATTTGAAATCTTTGCCACCAAATTTTCCTAGAGATAGCCTTATTTCACTCGACTTGAGATACAACACATAAGATAGCTATAGAAAGGGAATAAGGTATAATCATTATTTGACATTAATATGAatttcatgaaatattttatttattaaaacaaattttattttatttcaaattcatggAAAGTTGAAGGTCATGAATCTCAGTTATTGTCAAAATCTcgtaaaaatctcaaaattttcatctatgCCAACATTGAAAACACTAACTCTTAAAGTCATTGACCGATATAACATGAGATAGGATAAGAGAGAGGATATTATATCCTATCTCATGTTTGGTTAACGATAAGATATGATAAGTCATCTTATCACTTATTCTTTCATATGTTCAATCAAATATGGAATAGGATAAATAGTAGAATATATTATccactttttatatatatatatatatatatatatatatatatatattattatcttttttacaTGAGATATGTTAATTTCATGCTAAGatatgagatatgcatatcccataaattacaaatttattttttttatcaatttttatttattttatttttttatatacacattttgtaaaataatttttttaatataaattaaatttatgattaaaaaagaaaaactaaaaaaatatttataaaataatattaatatatgatatataaattattcttatatattgaataaaataatataaaactttttatttataaaatttaactatttaatcataaatattgttaaacataagagaaatttcattttttaaatagaaaatatcggaatctaatataatttttattttaaacattgaaaataatatacattttatattatcttttatttatttcacaaattaaatataacatgATATATCCTATTGGATATGCTAACTTAGAATATCATATTCCATTGGAAATCATATCCTTTCTaataggatatgatatcctaAAATATACATATCCTCTCCTGTCAATCAAGCATGACCTAAAGGTAGTAAAACTTTGCTTAAAGCTCACCTAtcaatgttaaaattatttactagTTCTTTTTCTCTTGAATTTGACAGGATGCAAAACGCTTAGGAGTCTTCCAAGTAGCATTTGTGAGTTGAAATGTCTTGAACATCAAGTGTTCTGGCTGTTCAAACCTAGAGAGGTTTCCAGAAATTACAGGGAAgatggaaattttgaaagagCTTCATTTGGATGAGACAACTATAAAAGAGCTACCTTCATCAATTGGACATCTGATAGTGCTTGAAGTTTTCAATTTGGCACGTTGCAAAAGCCTTAGCCTTGAAGGTTTTCCTGATAGTATTAGTAAGTTGCAACACCTCAAAAGTCTCTGTTACACTCGCTGTTGAAACCTAAAGAGGTTTCCAGAAATTACAGGGAagatggaaattttgaaaaagcttTATTTGTATAAGACAACTATAGAAGAGTTACATGCATCAATTGATATCTGGAAGGACAGTGATTTCGGTTCTCATGGGACTCTTGGTATCAAATGCTGTTCAAAACGCAAACCTCTATTCCTTAAGAATACAACGAGCAATCTGGGGTGATTTGTCTAAGATTCCTCAGTTTGAGCCTCTGCAAGAGGCTTCAAATCCTCCAGAGCTTCCATCGAGTAGAAACTGTGTAGATGCACACCACTGCATCTGCCTGAAGACTTTGTCGATTCCATCATTGTCACCATGGAGGAGGCAGTCATGGCCTTCTGTTTTCAATAACTTCAAATGGAAAATTCAGATATGATTTTCATGGAACACAACTATTAATCTAGACATGTGATTTACATGGTACTATTTTGCAGGAGTTGGAATCAAGGAGCTGTTTGTCTTGTCCAGAGAACGATCCATTTTCCAATGTCACCAGGGGATTTAATATTCTGACTTCTGGAAGTTGAGCAATTCTGAAGTGGTTCAGTTATCAGAAAGGAAGTGCAGTAACAATAGAGCTTCCTATGAATTGGTACAAGGATAAGGGGTTTCTAGGATTTGCTTTATGTACGGTCTATGTTCAACTTGATGCTGAATCTTGCCATGAATTTGAGAAGCAATCTGAGAATAAGTTTAATGATAAATCTTAGAAGGAATATGCTCATACACCTAAGAATGAATCTGATGATGAATTTGAGAGTTCCCCAATTGATGCAACATACACTTATCGTTTAGAATGTAAATTGACTGATCAAATTGGAGGGGTAGATTTTCTTGCATTTGCACCACCCCTTTGTGAATGCTACTTTAATGGTGGTTCATCCAAGCAAGTGTGGATAAGGTATTATCCAAAGGTTGCGCTTAAAAAGAAGTACCTCTCCAATGAATGGGGTCACTTGACTGCTTCATTTAAAGGCTATCACAGTGGAATACCTCTAAAGGTGAAAGAATGTGGAGTTCATCTTATATATGCTTGATCTGATCAACATGATAATCTTCTTGCCGAAAGCCTTGATCATGAAGGACCAATTGGAGTTGAAAGTGATAGCTTTGAGGTAGGTCAGCAACCATGCCTTGAAGGTTGAGAAGATCCACCAATGACCATGGTTAAGCTTCCGCTCCTGAAAAGTTCTCTCTGAATACTTCAAGACTTATTGGTAAGTTCTCCCCTCTCCTCGTGAAGTTCATGCAGCAAAAAGATTGAAGTAGCTTTATTCTTTGTTGGATTTTCCTaacatatttctttctttttcatttttggatgTGAAGAATTAATTCTCAATGGACCAAAAACCATTATATTCCACTGCCCATATGCTCATAGGCAACCCATCTAGCTAATATTGTTAAATACAATCTTCCAACTTACCTAGTTGAAAAACGCATGGGTCAGTACTTGCCCAAGCATTTAGGACTTGGTTTATTGCATCTGCATGGATCATACCTTGTCCTTGAGCATAGTATTAGTTTTGAGGAAGTGAAAATCTTGTTAAACAAGTTAATTTAGTGCAGGCAAATTGCAGAATCCTATTCATCGAGCCTTGGATTTGAAAATCTCAGTACGTCGAGGTGGATGGCCAACACTGAACTGATCCTAACTGATCAAGGCAGGTCGCTCATTACAAGTTCAGTTCCAATTTTGTGTTAAGCTTTCGGGTTCCATTCAACTTGGTTTTCCACCATATTTTGAGACTCAGAGACTGATCAAGTCCCCAAGCAAGGATGTACGATCATGTTTGTTTAGATCATGCTTTGGAATGTGTTTAGATAAGGTATTAATTTCATGCATAATATATGTGGGATCCCCACGTCTGTCTCGCATGAATCCCTTTCCCCGTCTAGACTACAGATGGCCAAAATGTTATGGGGACATCATTCAAGCAATGAATACTGGCAGTAAATACTGAACCAACACGCTAGCAACATTCATGGACAAAAATGCTGGACTTTAAACCAAAAACTGTTATTCATAAAGCCAATTATTGGCATTTAAAGCAATAAAGATGTATGGGAAACGTTGCAACTTGGTTAGGGTAAATAGCCATCAGGCATCAAAAAAACCCAAGTATGAAAAAACTCTCTAAGAAGAGATTGTTCATCTCTTCCAAATTAACTTAAACTTCAAAGGAGCATGTTCAGAAAAACCATCCGGATATTCCTTATTGCAGATACACTTGTCGTTCACTTGGAGGAAGCTAATCAGAAAGGACATTACTGGTCGTGCACCAATAATGTGTAATGGATTGGTATAATATAATATCTATTTATGCCATGTTTATGGTGATGAAAGTCTTTCGAGACAATGGTGTTGGGTCTAGCCGGGTCCGAGCAGAGGCCACACATGAGATTATCAACCAAAGGAATACATATGCATGGGAATGACAGGTCATGTGATGAGAAGTATGACTTCCCAAAGCTAAAATCCGTGTTTTTGATTGTATGATGCACGTACCCTTGAACTTTGAATAAGCGCTACGATGACGATAACATGAGGTTATATCATATAGAGTATGATAGTAATGATGATGTAGTtaagaaaaatgcaaaacaaagaaaatataaagaaaaaatagaagttaataaattatttttttaaatgctacTTTGAatcaattcaatttatttaacctttttacataaaaattaaatagtttagaaatatataattttctaattaatgtaaattatattttgttttctttcatatttttgtagCAAAACtaacaatgagaaaatcatttttgttagtctttttttcattccttattaCTCTTTCAGG is drawn from Vitis riparia cultivar Riparia Gloire de Montpellier isolate 1030 chromosome 18, EGFV_Vit.rip_1.0, whole genome shotgun sequence and contains these coding sequences:
- the LOC117906236 gene encoding disease resistance protein RPV1-like isoform X2, producing MEGRPEGSIQSSGMASSQSGTEEIQKIQFSSAGFPKMPKSYSLMHLPLKSLPPNFPGDSLILLDLSRSNIRQLWKGNKILGNLKVMNLSYCQNLVKISKFPSMPALKILSLEGCKKLRSLPSSICELKCLECLWCSGCSNLEAFPEITEKMENLKELHLNETAIKELPSSIYHLTALEFLNLEHCENLESLPSGISKLEHLKSICLCACSKLKSLPPTPGRWNI
- the LOC117906236 gene encoding disease resistance protein RPV1-like isoform X1; amino-acid sequence: MEGRPEGSIQSSGMASSQSQGTEEIQKIQFSSAGFPKMPKSYSLMHLPLKSLPPNFPGDSLILLDLSRSNIRQLWKGNKILGNLKVMNLSYCQNLVKISKFPSMPALKILSLEGCKKLRSLPSSICELKCLECLWCSGCSNLEAFPEITEKMENLKELHLNETAIKELPSSIYHLTALEFLNLEHCENLESLPSGISKLEHLKSICLCACSKLKSLPPTPGRWNI